From Clavelina lepadiformis chromosome 9, kaClaLepa1.1, whole genome shotgun sequence, the proteins below share one genomic window:
- the LOC143470627 gene encoding uncharacterized protein LOC143470627, which yields MEDKPKGENENTKPDKPVPSQRATVKPDSQGPDNRNLSNQVDKPAETQEPSNETAPQEPENEPGTEKPSNETSTQEPSTEPEVQNPSTEPTQQEPEPQDPEAQEPESQEPEPQKPEPQNPEAQKPEPQEPEQQDPESQESEPQEPEPQEPSNETTPQVAAEGETPSNQESTQVTEPQATSNEPTSQENQSQEGAIQINEWEEPERQQEETVKEPSNEPETQQQIIMPTTVVKVTPQPGKVFSNAGAGSSAEVPFAKRMSEILEEHLKKIRQFTSLADGSEEEYTGSKKSEESPYTVLDKDVTEQSEAKILTQQENKDVESEIDFGFPPEEEAEKEEEKVEEKGEKEDEDVEELQTILQTKKTEEEEEIKYQRQAAHEEFQKKSVYEIDEPIYAVDRRYKVVRYGEDGQENAVTVHVTAHEALGNDKEAQEIVLEAVRRMESQKVKEESPKSPSSPAKKQHGVICRLKATFYPRKKSMETATAVTSTITKEIRCAASSLKQSVATLHHSYGKSYGSSIKSLQIVKPNTGDFVSPRMNVAFYDEDNIYNWAYDDYCKAIEIREKRKDNSPPYIAMQDRDDENNGGCIFTANKEGKIIKMYSSAGIFTHDFKCDNNCEPLGIAMYDKQKLLCTLPTLQTVAIIDLHPVQGMTQLDSFGSRSLKRPRGIAVSYQEKNLVAVSDLSTLNNSTLKIFDLKRPKGKPVQVLGEGKLAWAEFMTFDRNDANYLYAVDSYQNRVFKFDHRYAKNPAMEFGTKGHLKGELYNPCGIAFYPSGMIDTDGSLLIADWYNDRVAAFNPKTGEFQRNIIEHRDDVPSPIKDPYSIAVDKDGNILVSESVTGYVKLFRKY from the exons ATGGAGGATAAACCAAAAGGAGAGAACGAAAACAcg AAACCTGACAAACCGGTACCTTCCCAACGAGCGACTGTCAAGCCTGATAGCCAAGGCCCGGATAACAGAAATCTATCTAATCAAGTCGATAAGCCAGCAGAGACACAGGAACCATCAAATGAAACAGCTCCTCAg GAGCCTGAAAACGAACCTGGGACAGAAAAACCCTCAAATGAAACAAGTACACAG GAACCTTCAACTGAGCCTGAAGTACAAAATCCTTCAACTGAACCAACCCAGCAG GAGCCCGAACCACAAGACCCAGAGGCACAGGAGCCCGAGTCACAGGAACCCGAGCCACAGAAACCCGAGCCACAAAACCCAGAGGCACAGAAACCCGAGCCACAGGAGCCCGAGCAACAGGATCCCGAGTCACAGGAATCCGAGCCACAGGAACCCGAGCCACAGGAGCCTTCAAATGAAACAACACCTCAAGTGGCTGCGGAGGGTGAAACGCCATCAAACCAG GAATCAACTCAAGTGACTGAGCCACAAGCGACATCAAACGAGCCGACTTCACAGGAAAACCAATCACAAGAG GGAGCTATTCAAATAAATGAATGGGAAGAACCAGAAAGGCAACAGGAAGAAACTGTCAAG GAGCCAAGCAATGAACCCGAGACACAACAGCAAATAATTATGCCAACAACAGTGGTAAAAGTTACACCTCAGCCTGGCAAAGTTTTTTCTAATGCG GGGGCGGGCAGCTCAGCTGAAGTACCGTTTGCCAAACGTATGAGCGAAATTCTGGAAGAACATCTGAAGAAAATTCGACAGTTTACATCCCTTGCTGATGGCAGTGAAGAGGAATATACCGGAAGCAAAA AATCAGAAGAGTCACCTTACACTGTCCTTGACAAAGACGTTACAGAGCAATCTGAAGCAAAGATTCTTACACAGCAA GAAAACAAAGACGTAGAATCAGAAATTGATTTTGGCTTTCCACCGGAAGAGGAGGcggaaaaagaagaagaaaaagtagAGGAAAAAGGAGAGAAAGAAGACGAAGATGTGGAAGAACTACAAAcgattttgcaaacaaaaaaaacagaagaagaagaagaaatcaAATATCAAAGGCAGGCAGCTCATGAAGAATTCCAGAAAAAATCGGTTTATGAAATCGACGAACCGATAT ATGCAGTAGACCGTCGTTACAAAGTGGTTCGCTACGGTGAAGATGGCCAAGAAAATGCTGTCACAGTGCACGTTACAGCTCACGAGGCTCTGGGTAATGATAAAGAAGCTcag GAGATTGTTCTTGAAGCTGTCAGACGAATGGAATCTCAG AAAGTAAAAGAGGAGTCTCCCAAGTCCCCTTCTTCTCCTGCCAAAAAGCAGCACGGGGTCATTTGCAGGTTGAAAGCAACATTTTACCCAAGAAAGAAGAGCATGGAGACAGCAACAGCAGTGACGAGTACGATAACAAAGGAAATTAGAT GTGCAGCAAGCTCTCTTAAGCAG AGTGTTGCCACACTTCACCATAGCTATGGAAAATCTTACGGCAGCTCAATTAAATCATTACAGATCGTGAAACCTAATACTGGTGATTTCGTGTCTCCACGTATGAATGTCGCTTTTTACGATGAGGACAACATCTACAATTGGGCATATGATGACTATTGCAAAGCGATTGAAATACGAGAAAAGCGGAAAGATAACTCGCCGCCCTACATTGCAATGCAAGACAGAGATGATGAAAACAATGGTGGATGCATATTTACGGCCAATAAGGAAGggaaaattatcaaaatgtaCTCATCAGCAGGAATATTCAC CCATGATTTCAAATGCGATAATAACTGTGAACCATTGGGCATAGCCATGTATGATAAACAAAAGCTTCTCTGCACTCTCCCCACCCTACAAACAGTGGCAATCATCGATTTACACCCGGTGCAAG GAATGACACAACTGGACAGTTTCGGTTCAAGAAGCTTAAAAAGGCCTCGTGGCATTGCTGTTAGTTACCAGGAGAAAAATTTGGTCGCTGTTTCCGATCTTTCAACATTGAACAACTCTACACTGAAAATCTTTGACCTTAAACGTCCTAAAG GTAAACCTGTGCAAGTACTAGGGGAGGGGAAATTGGCTTGGGCAGAATTTATGACATTTGATCGAAATGATGCCAATTACCTCTATGCTGTCGACTCTTACCAGAACCGCGTGTTCAAATTTGATCATCGATATGCTAAGAATCCGGCAATGGAATTTGGCACAAAAg GGCACTTGAAAGGGGAATTATACAACCCATGCGGCATTGCATTCTATCCATCAGGAATGATTGATACAGACGGTTCACTTCTAATAGCTGATTGGTATAATGACAGGGTGGCCGCCTTCAACCCGAAAACCGGAGAATTTCAGCGTAACATCATCGAGCACAGAGATGACGTGCCATCACCAATCAAAGACCCATATAGTATTGCA